From Phragmites australis chromosome 5, lpPhrAust1.1, whole genome shotgun sequence, a single genomic window includes:
- the LOC133918383 gene encoding tyrosine-sulfated glycopeptide receptor 1-like yields MKPLHVSYKKSNTKFPIPSIGLVLVLLISLATPTSSCTEQEKTSLLQFLAGLSQDAGLAMSWQEGTDCCKWEGITCNRNGMVTNVSLASRGLEGHISQSLGNLTGLQHLNLSYNSLSGGLPLELVSSSSIIVLDISFNQLNGDLHELPSSTPGQPLQVLNISSNLFTGKFPSKTWEVMNSLVALNASNNSFTGQIPTHFCSISPSFAVLELSYNKFTGSIPLGLGNCSVLRILKAGRNNLSGTLPDELFNATSLEFLSFPNNDLNGTLHGTRIINLRNLETFDLGGNSFTGRIPDDIGQLRRLKELHLDHNKLSGELPSSLGSCTNLRTIDLSSNNFSGELAKVKFSNLHNLKTLDLLYNNFTGTIPESIYSCRNLTALRLSANNLQGQLSPRIGNLKSLTFLSLAQNNFTNITNTLQILKSCRNLTTLLIAFNFMHETMPNDDSIDGFENLQVLALSGCSLLGKIPHWLSQLTNLEMLFLDSNQLSGPIPDWISSLNFLFYLDISNNNLTGEIPAALTEMSMLKSEETAAHLDPRIFELPVYLDTSLQYRKASAFPKVLNLGNNHFTGVIPPEIGLLKELLSLNLSFNKLHGDIPQSICNLTNLLVLDLSNNNLSGAIPAALNNLHFLSKFNVSFNDLEGPVPTTGQLSTFTNSSFGGNPKLCGPTLNRLCNSDGAPLTSKKQNNKKAVFALAFGVFFGGIAILLLLARLLVYFRGTSFRTKNSSTNDSDIEAMSFNSNSEHSLVMMAGSNGEENKLTFTDITKATNNFDKENIIGCGGYGLVYKAELPDDYKLAIKKLNGEMCLMEREFTAEVEALSMARHENLVPLWGYCIHGNSRFLIYSFMENGSLDDWLHNRDDDASTILDWPTRLEIAQGAGRGLAYIHNVCKPHIVHRDIKSSNILLDKEFKAYVADFGLSRLIFPNNTHVTTELVGTLGYIPPEYGQGWVATLRGDIYSFGVVLLELLTGRRPVPVLSTLKELVPWVLEMRSEGKQIEVLDPTLRGTGHEEQMLKVLDVACKCVHHNPCMRPAIMEVVSCLETVNAGLQTQ; encoded by the coding sequence ATGAAGCCACTCCATGTTTCATACAAGAAAAGCAATACCAAATTTCCCATACCTTCCATTGGCCTCGTCCTTGTGCTGCTGATCTCCTTGGCCACTCCCACCAGTTCCTGCACAGAGCAGGAGAAGACCTCTCTTCTCCAGTTCCTTGCTGGGCTCTCGCAGGATGCAGGCCTCGCCATGTCATGGCAGGAAGGAACTGATTGCTGCAAATGGGAAGGAATCACCTGCAACCGGAATGGGATGGTCACCAATGTCTCTCTGGCTTCTAGGGGCCTTGAGGGGCACATCTCACAGTCCCTGGGGAACCTCACCGGCCTGCAGCACCTTAACTTGTCCTACAACTCGCTGTCCGGTGGCCTGCCGCTGGAATTGGTGTCATCCAGCAGCATCATTGTCCTCGACATCAGCTTTAACCAGCTCAATGGAGACCTGCATGAGCTGCCGTCTTCAACTCCTGGTCAGCCTCTGCAGGTACTTAACATCTCAAGCAACTTATTTACAGGGAAGTTTCCATCTAAGACATGGGAGGTGATGAACAGTCTGGTTGCACTCAATGCCAGCAACAACAGCTTTACTGGGCAGATTCCAACTCATTTCTGTAGCATATCTCCATCCTTTGCTGTGCTTGAACTCTCTTACAACAAATTCACTGGCAGTATCCCGTTGGGGCTCGGCAATTGCTCCGTGCTGAGAATTCTCAAGGCTGGCCGTAACAACCTCAGTGGTACACTCCCAGATGAACTTTTCAATGCTACCTCGTTGGAGTTCCTCTCTTTTCCTAACAATGATTTGAATGGTACACTTCATGGTACACGCATAATCAACCTCAGGAATCTCGAAACCTTTGATCTTGGAGGGAACAGCTTCACTGGCAGGATTCCGGATGATATAGGTCAGCTCAGGAGATTGAAGGAGCTCCATTTGGACCACAACAAGTTGTCAGGGGAGCTGCCATCATCGCTAGGTAGCTGCACAAATCTCAGAACCATCGACCTCAGTAGCAACAACTTCAGTGGAGAGCTTGCCAAGGTCAAATTCTCCAACCTACACAATCTAAAAACTTTAGACCTTCTGTACAACAACTTCACCGGCACAATTCCAGAAAGCATATactcttgcagaaatttgaCTGCATTAAGGCTATCTGCCAATAACTTACAAGGGCAACTGTCACCTCGAATAGGTAATCTGAAGTCCCTCACCTTCCTATCACTTGCTCAGAACAATTTTACAAACATCACAAATACACTTCAGATCCTTAAGAGCTGCAGGAACCTTACCACTCTTCTTATTGCGTTCAACTTCATGCATGAGACCATGCCAAATGATGACAGCATTGATGGTTTTGAGAATCTTCAGGTTCTTGCCTTAAGTGGTTGCTCGTTGTTGGGGAAAATACCTCATTGGTTATCGCAGCTCACAAATTTGGAGATGTTATTTTTAGATTCCAATCAACTAAGTGGACCAATACCTGACTGGATCAGCAGTCTAAACTTCCTGTTCTATCTAGACATATCAAATAACAATCTGACAGGGGAAATTCCTGCAGCATTAACAGAGATGTCGATGCTAAAATCAGAGGAGACTGCAGCACATTTGGATCCGAGAATCTTTGAGCTACCAGTTTATCTAGATACATCACTTCAATACCGCAAAGCCAGTGCTTTTCCAAAAGTGCTCAATCTAGGAAATAATCACTTCACTGGTGTGATCCCTCCAGAGATTGGTCTCTTGAAAGAGCTCCTTTCACTAAATTTGAGCTTCAACAAATTACATGGAGATATCCCACAATCCATCTGCAACCTCACAAATTTGCTGGTGCTCGACTTATCAAACAACAATCTATCCGGTGCAATCCCAGCCGCATTGAACAATCTACACTTCCTTTCTAAATTCAATGTTTCTTTCAATGATCTAGAAGGACCTGTGCCAACCACAGGCCAGCTTAGTACATTTACAAATTCTAGCTTTGGTGGCAACCCAAAGCTCTGTGGTCCTACCCTTAATCGCCTTTGCAATTCGGATGGAGCACCTTTGACctccaagaaacaaaataacAAGAAGGCTGTATTTGCACTTGCATTTGGTGTATTTTTTGGAGGTATCGCCATCCTACTCCTGCTAGCTCGTCTCCTTGTCTACTTCCGGGGTACAAGCTTTAGGACCAAAAACAGTAGCACCAATGATAGTGACATAGAAGCAATGTCATTCAACTCAAATTCTGAGCATTCGTTGGTGATGATGGCGGGAAGCAACGGAGAAGAAAACAAGCTCACATTCACAGACATCACGAAGGCTACAAATAACTTTGACAAGGAGAACATCATCGGATGTGGAGGTTATGGATTAGTCTACAAGGCAGAGCTACCTGATGACTACAAGCTTGCCATCAAGAAGCTCAATGGTGAAATGTGCCTTATGGAAAGGGAGTTCACTGCTGAGGTTGAAGCACTCTCCATGGCCCGGCATGAAAATCTTGTGCCACTCTGGGGTTATTGCATCCATGGAAACTCAAGGTTCCTCATATATTCTTTCATGGAGAATGGCAGTCTTGACGATTGGCTTCACAACAGGGATGATGATGCCAGCACAATTCTTGACTGGCCGACACGGCTAGAGATAGCACAAGGAGCAGGTCGTGGCCTTGCTTACATCCATAATGTCTGCAAGCCTCACATTGTCCACCGTGACATCAAATCCAGCAACATCCTGCTTGACAAAGAATTCAAAGCTTATGTTGCAGATTTTGGGCTGTCAAGATTGATCTTTCCCAACAACACTCATGTCACAACCGAGTTGGTTGGCACTCTCGGTTACATTCCCCCTGAGTACGGGCAAGGGTGGGTGGCTACTCTGAGAGGTGATATATACAGTTTCGGAGTTGTCCTGCTTGAGCTGCTAACGGGAAGGCGACCTGTTCCGGTCCTGTCAACATTAAAAGAACTTGTCCCATGGGTCCTGGAGATGAGGTCTGAGGGAAAGCAGATTGAGGTCCTGGATCCAACACTCAGAGGCACAGGGCACGAAGAGCAAATGCTGAAGGTGCTTGATGTTGCTTGCAAGTGTGTGCACCATAACCCTTGCATGAGGCCAGCTATAATGGAAGTAGTCTCATGCCTGGAAACCGTCAATGCTGGCCTGCAGACACAATAG